Proteins from one Fragaria vesca subsp. vesca linkage group LG6, FraVesHawaii_1.0, whole genome shotgun sequence genomic window:
- the LOC101305960 gene encoding peptidyl-prolyl cis-trans isomerase Pin1-like, which produces MSSSNQVRASHILIKHQGSRRKASWKDPDGLVISNTTRDAAVTQLKSLREDIVSGKSTFDQVATRVSDCSSAKRGGDLGPFGRGQMQKPFEEATFSLKVGEISEIVDTDSGVHIILRTG; this is translated from the exons ATGTCTTCTTCAAATCAGGTCAGGGCATCCCACATACTGATCAAGCACCAAGGTTCGAGAAGAAAGGCCTCTTGGAAGGATCCAGATGGTCTAGTTATCAGTAACACCACCCGAGATGCAGCTGTCACTCAACTCAAGTCACTTCGCGAGGACATTGTCTCTGGCAAGTCCACATTTGACCAAGTTGCTACTCGTGTCTCTGATTGCAGCTCTGCCAAGCGTGGTGGTGATCTTG GCCCTTTTGGCCGTGGCCAGATGCAGAAGCCTTTCGAGGAAGCAACATTCTCTCTCAAGGTTGGAGAGATAAGTGAAATTGTGGATACAGACAGTGGAGTTCATATTATCCTGAGGACTGGTTGA